The Xenopus tropicalis strain Nigerian chromosome 2, UCB_Xtro_10.0, whole genome shotgun sequence genome window below encodes:
- the LOC116408752 gene encoding trifunctional purine biosynthetic protein adenosine-3-like, translating into MSYAGVLGAKIMLTGQGPIVLGLKCTFQDFESQVLLPLLETDLYEVIQSAIDGHLHRRVPVWLQELCLVPAPRPTSGPLAGKEQDGQNDMSLEGLQSCVASASAQQNRGAVADFAGAARTRETHPKDRQKPDFTATAISEVHLDAEQSGEAGNGFLTFFYSPNVMLPAPLAPRQGH; encoded by the exons ATGTCCTATGCAG GGGTGCTTGGTGCCAAAATAATGCTGACAGGGCAGGGTCCTATCGTTCTTGGGCTCAAATGTACCTTCCAAGACTTTGAAAGTCAG GTTCTTCTGCCGCTACTGGAAACAGATCTGTATGAAGTGATCCAATCAGCCATTGACGGCCATCTTCACAGGCGCGTACCTGTCTGGTTGCAAGAGCTATGCCTGGTCCCTGCTCCTAGGCCCACATCTGGCCCCCTGGCAGGGAAAGAACAAGATG GGCAGAATGATATGAGCTTGGAGGGGCTACAGTCCTGTGTTGCATCTGCTTCAGCACAACAGAATCGTGGGGCAGTCGCTGACTTTGCGGGAGCCGCCAGAACACGGGAAACGCA CCCAAAGGACCGACAGAAACCAGATTTTACAGCCACAGCAATCAGTGAAGTCCATTTAGATGCAGAGCAAAGTGGGGAGGCCGGTAATGGGTTTCTAACTTTCTTTTACTCTCCAAATGTTATGCTCCCTGCTCCATTGGCTCCTAGGCAGGGTCATTAA
- the dnajc28 gene encoding dnaJ homolog subfamily C member 28, which produces MKLLDVVQFRNSRCSFYALVIPRIISWHWILFFRKHSTIKYRRNIKDCYRILDVPEGCSVEEVRHSYRCLAKKYHPDSGSVSANSGKFMEIDEAYKALLTHLDKEAKKGEGQDNEETQTEYKVPQHRHYLSFEGVGYGTPSQREKQYTQFRVDRATDQVLEFRKQKLERQYTENSLVAKDVRQSKKVKITQAIERLVEDLIQESMAKGDFDNLSGKGKPLNKFSYCPHIDPMTHNLNRILIENGYQPEWILLQKEIRETIGTLRNKVLASRAKLGDPMTPQKRKQWEETCDEFKEDIMKLNKRINDFNLVVPLLNRQMVHFNAAREISQAEKTYASQRETVRKAEEIEADRIEELKDQQFKLKKILLNWMKQLKTF; this is translated from the coding sequence ATGAAATTACTGGACGTTGTACAGTTTCGGAATTCAAGGTGCTCTTTCTATGCATTAGTAATACCAAGAATAATTTCATGGCATTGGATTCTGTTCTTCAGGAAGCACTCAACCATAAAGTACAGGAGGAACATTAAAGATTGTTACAGAATTCTAGATGTGCCTGAAGGGTGTTCTGTTGAGGAGGTCAGACATTCCTATCGATGTCTGGCAAAGAAATACCATCCAGATAGTGGCTCTGTCTCTGCAAATTCTGGCAAGTTCATGGAGATCGATGAAGCCTACAAAGCTTTGCTTACCCACCTAGATAAAGAGGCAAAAAAGGGAGAAGGTCAAGACAATGAAGAAACACAGACAGAATATAAAGTACCACAGCACAGGCACTACCTCAGCTTCGAAGGTGTGGGCTACGGAACCCCAAGCCAAAGAGAAAAACAATATACACAATTCCGTGTAGATCGGGCCACTGATCAGGTTTTGGAATTTAGAAAGCAAAAGCTGGAAAGGCAATATACCGAGAACTCATTGGTGGCAAAAGATGTGAGGCAAAGTAAGAAGGTTAAAATAACTCAAGCCATTGAACGCCTGGTGGAGGATCTGATACAGGAATCAATGGCAAAAGGTGACTTTGATAACCTGAGCGGTAAAGGAAAGCCACTTAACAAATTCTCATACTGTCCACATATTGATCCCATGACTCACAACCTTAATAGGATATTGATAGAAAATGGATATCAGCCGGAGTGGATTCTCTTGCAGAAGGAAATCCGGGAAACAATAGGGACATTGAGGAACAAAGTGTTGGCTTCTCGAGCAAAGCTGGGAGATCCAATGACTCCCCAAAAGAGAAAGCAGTGGGAGGAGACCTGCGATGAGTTTAAAGAGGATATCATGAAGCTCAACAAGAGAATAAATGACTTTAACTTGGTCGTTCCTCTTCTGAACAGGCAAATGGTTCACTTTAATGCGGCGAGAGAGATCTCTCAAGCTGAGAAGACATATGCGTCCCAAAGGGAAACCGTGCGAAAAGCAGAAGAAATTGAAGCAGATAGAATTGAAGAACTAAAGGACCAGCAATTTAAGCTTAAAAAAATTCTTCTGAATTGGATGAAACAattaaaaacattctaa